Proteins encoded within one genomic window of Methanothrix harundinacea 6Ac:
- a CDS encoding COG1361 S-layer family protein, giving the protein MKKIAHLNGAFVFIALALASIGAAWASENYIPSVSLDNYWTTSGSPQLDASLAGTNEFGRGETVTLFVDITNRGRIMGFKADKKAETKMERALADRELDYERERTTALGITGTLRSETNQVEVKSGDQVVEALRSGEKSREPLRFTIKISNRAPAGEYPLRLELVYDYQFNAEVDATDLDPDVGLRGFQTSYWYQRANETVTIPVIVKEEAYFQITEAEADLRAGEKGGLIEVTYRNTGEKVAEDAIARLSVFKPFSSTDDQAYIGTLGPGEERAVRFKIDVDSDATPKPYSINSEIKYTDHRGGTVISESMKIPVEVRPARRSYTLPAVAVLILLAGGGATLYRRRKGG; this is encoded by the coding sequence TTGAAAAAGATAGCCCATTTGAACGGCGCATTCGTCTTCATCGCCCTGGCCCTCGCCTCGATAGGCGCGGCCTGGGCCTCTGAGAACTACATCCCTTCGGTATCTCTCGACAACTACTGGACGACCAGCGGATCTCCCCAGCTCGACGCGAGCCTGGCGGGGACGAACGAGTTTGGCCGGGGCGAGACCGTAACCCTCTTCGTCGACATCACCAACCGCGGTAGGATCATGGGGTTCAAGGCTGACAAGAAGGCCGAGACCAAGATGGAGCGGGCTCTGGCGGACCGGGAGCTCGACTATGAGCGGGAGAGGACGACGGCCTTGGGGATCACCGGGACCCTCAGGTCCGAGACCAACCAAGTCGAGGTCAAATCCGGCGACCAGGTGGTAGAGGCCCTCCGGTCCGGCGAGAAGTCGAGGGAGCCGTTGAGGTTCACCATCAAGATATCGAACCGGGCTCCCGCGGGGGAGTATCCCCTCCGCCTCGAGCTCGTCTACGACTATCAGTTCAACGCTGAGGTGGACGCCACCGACCTCGACCCCGACGTCGGCCTCCGAGGGTTCCAGACTTCTTACTGGTACCAGAGGGCCAACGAGACTGTCACCATACCCGTGATCGTCAAAGAGGAGGCTTACTTCCAGATCACCGAGGCCGAAGCCGACCTCCGCGCCGGCGAGAAGGGCGGTTTGATCGAGGTGACCTACAGGAACACCGGCGAGAAGGTGGCCGAGGACGCCATCGCCAGGCTATCCGTCTTCAAGCCCTTCTCCTCCACCGACGATCAGGCCTACATAGGAACCCTAGGCCCCGGCGAGGAGAGGGCCGTCAGGTTCAAGATCGACGTCGACTCCGACGCCACCCCCAAACCCTACAGCATCAACAGCGAGATCAAATACACAGACCACCGGGGAGGGACCGTCATATCCGAGAGCATGAAGATCCCCGTCGAGGTGAGGCCCGCCCGGAGGTCTTACACCCTTCCGGCGGTCGCCGTACTGATCCTCCTGGCCGGCGGGGGAGCAACCCTCTATCGGAGGAGGAAGGGGGGATGA
- a CDS encoding efflux RND transporter permease subunit encodes MKITNRAERLGRWIEANPIVILTAALLFTLASIHYAQTITMETETETFVDPDSRLYVEFAHLYNDRFGTQSIVVLVEGDSVTSPASLKAMERLTRQMETVEDVLGTVSIAELVMEVEASETGVRRVPESQGRIDEILAGLEGTNPEVISAILPGRSHTIISIDLPSFIPQERIDAVLPVARAAVKMAEFPAGADTIVTGEVALGDEIEREMNTSMGTLLLISGLLMVVALLLVFRHVNLPLLPLPIVFLGIIWTFGTMGFLQVPLTMVSMAAFPILIGLGIDYAIQFQNRIEEEFKKGGSISTAAIDTVTHTAPAVLIALIITGAGFFSLFSSSVPMVRDFGLLCLIGIIMCYLSSVFVGVTIIQQMERGRNDRDHRTGASRKEKASPIGPLVVKAVELVISRWRAILTAATVFAVVGLYADTQVPIETDMNEFIPQDLPPLSQFRHLHDIFGGEDQLNIIVQGDVVDPESLRWMDEFGDYVVESREKVYGARSLATVIKGYNGGVIPQERSEVVAVLDQIPEAVKFQYVDGHDTAQIILEIGDAFNNLGQVGIERLGEEVDRDLIWFGPPSGVSVTQTGEMAVMNTVIGALTTGRIRMTLLGLVLIFIILMLIYRDLVKAVLPVLPMFIVIGWMGGVMYISGMKYNPMTATLGALILGVGSEYAILTMERFYEEKEKTENVMEALFKATGSIGAAIIASGLTTVFGFSALIASPFPMTSSFGTITVLSVIFALFATFTVFPVLLIRLEYWRRTQREMMAKASSFLIMPFRRLKD; translated from the coding sequence GTGAAGATCACGAATAGGGCTGAGAGGCTGGGGAGATGGATCGAGGCCAATCCGATCGTCATCCTGACGGCAGCGTTGCTTTTCACCTTGGCCTCGATCCACTACGCCCAGACCATCACCATGGAGACGGAGACGGAGACCTTCGTAGACCCGGACTCCAGGCTCTACGTCGAGTTCGCCCACCTCTACAACGATAGGTTCGGGACCCAGTCGATCGTCGTCCTGGTGGAGGGAGACTCCGTCACCTCCCCAGCCTCCCTGAAGGCGATGGAACGGTTGACCCGCCAGATGGAGACGGTGGAAGACGTCCTGGGGACGGTCAGCATCGCCGAGCTGGTGATGGAGGTCGAGGCCTCGGAGACGGGGGTCCGGAGGGTCCCCGAATCCCAGGGGAGGATCGACGAGATCCTGGCGGGTCTGGAGGGGACGAACCCCGAGGTCATCTCCGCGATCCTCCCCGGCCGGAGCCATACCATCATCTCCATCGACCTTCCATCCTTCATCCCTCAGGAGAGGATCGACGCCGTCCTGCCGGTGGCCAGGGCCGCCGTCAAGATGGCGGAGTTTCCCGCCGGGGCCGATACGATAGTCACCGGCGAGGTCGCCCTCGGGGACGAGATCGAGCGGGAGATGAACACCTCCATGGGAACCCTCCTCCTCATCTCCGGCCTACTGATGGTGGTCGCCCTCCTCCTCGTCTTCCGCCACGTGAACCTGCCCCTCCTGCCTCTACCGATCGTCTTTTTGGGGATAATATGGACCTTCGGGACGATGGGATTCCTCCAGGTTCCTCTGACGATGGTCTCGATGGCCGCCTTCCCGATCCTGATCGGCCTCGGCATCGATTACGCCATCCAGTTCCAGAACAGGATCGAGGAGGAGTTCAAAAAGGGAGGATCCATCTCTACGGCGGCGATCGATACCGTCACCCACACCGCCCCCGCCGTCCTGATCGCCCTCATCATCACCGGGGCGGGGTTCTTCTCCCTCTTCTCCTCATCCGTCCCCATGGTGAGGGACTTCGGCCTCCTCTGCCTCATCGGGATCATCATGTGCTACCTCTCTTCCGTCTTCGTCGGAGTAACAATAATCCAGCAGATGGAGAGGGGGAGAAACGATCGAGACCACCGCACCGGAGCATCCAGGAAGGAGAAGGCCTCTCCGATTGGGCCGCTGGTCGTCAAGGCGGTGGAGCTGGTCATATCGAGGTGGAGGGCGATCCTCACCGCCGCCACCGTCTTCGCCGTCGTCGGCCTCTACGCCGACACCCAGGTCCCCATAGAGACGGACATGAACGAGTTCATACCCCAGGACCTGCCGCCCCTCAGCCAGTTCCGCCACCTCCACGACATATTCGGCGGCGAGGACCAGCTGAACATCATCGTCCAGGGGGACGTCGTCGACCCGGAGAGCCTGAGATGGATGGACGAGTTCGGCGATTACGTCGTGGAGTCGAGGGAGAAGGTGTATGGGGCGAGGAGCCTCGCCACCGTCATCAAGGGCTACAACGGAGGCGTCATACCCCAGGAGCGGTCTGAGGTGGTGGCCGTCCTCGACCAGATCCCCGAGGCTGTGAAGTTCCAGTACGTCGACGGCCACGACACCGCCCAGATCATTCTGGAGATAGGCGACGCCTTCAATAACCTCGGGCAGGTGGGGATCGAGCGGCTCGGGGAGGAGGTGGACAGGGACCTGATCTGGTTTGGGCCGCCTTCCGGGGTCTCCGTCACCCAGACGGGAGAGATGGCGGTGATGAACACCGTCATCGGTGCCCTCACCACCGGCAGGATCAGGATGACCCTCCTGGGGCTCGTCCTGATATTCATCATCCTGATGCTGATTTACCGGGACCTAGTCAAGGCGGTCCTCCCGGTCCTTCCGATGTTCATCGTCATCGGCTGGATGGGGGGGGTGATGTACATCTCCGGCATGAAGTACAACCCCATGACCGCCACCCTGGGGGCCCTTATCTTGGGGGTGGGGTCGGAGTACGCCATCCTGACGATGGAGCGGTTCTACGAGGAGAAGGAGAAGACCGAGAACGTCATGGAGGCCCTCTTCAAGGCGACGGGGTCGATAGGAGCCGCCATCATAGCCTCGGGGCTGACCACCGTCTTCGGCTTCTCCGCCCTGATCGCCTCCCCCTTCCCCATGACCAGCAGCTTCGGAACGATCACCGTCCTATCGGTGATATTCGCCCTCTTCGCCACCTTCACGGTCTTCCCGGTCCTCCTGATCAGGCTCGAGTACTGGAGGAGGACGCAGCGGGAGATGATGGCGAAAGCCTCAAGTTTCCTCATCATGCCCTTCAGGAGGTTGAAGGATTGA
- a CDS encoding HEAT repeat domain-containing protein, which produces MEPLSELVRSLGDEDYFKRQSAAWRLVEAGGEAIAPLLAALGGDPDPQVRFKAAWALGKIGDERGLEPLARALLEDEDPAVREWAASALEAIGDPRAVPPLSQSLATDPSREVRLRSSLALGAFGAVEAFEDLLREGDLEARRMAVVGVGRLRSAGSMELFAPLSGDADPELRRRVAWSLGEMGASDALPLLLPALKDDGPVVRMEAAKAVAKIGGADACRMAASLLEDPDPRVRLSAVTSLGEIGLAEALDRLVEVLFGEDDEEIRAWAAWSLGEIGDRRAIEPLQEACVKCPPKVREKALDSLEEVFGMGWAAGKNGGGGDP; this is translated from the coding sequence ATGGAGCCCCTTTCAGAGCTGGTGAGATCCCTCGGAGACGAGGATTACTTCAAGAGGCAGAGCGCCGCCTGGAGGCTGGTGGAGGCGGGGGGGGAGGCCATAGCGCCCCTCCTCGCGGCGCTTGGAGGCGACCCCGATCCCCAGGTGAGGTTCAAGGCCGCCTGGGCCCTCGGAAAGATAGGCGACGAGAGGGGCCTTGAGCCCCTCGCCCGGGCCCTCCTGGAGGACGAGGACCCGGCGGTGAGGGAGTGGGCGGCCTCGGCCCTGGAGGCGATCGGGGACCCCCGGGCCGTCCCCCCCCTTTCCCAGTCTCTGGCGACGGACCCGTCCCGAGAGGTGAGGCTCCGCTCCTCCCTCGCCCTCGGGGCCTTCGGCGCCGTCGAGGCCTTCGAGGATCTACTCCGGGAGGGGGACCTGGAGGCGAGGAGGATGGCGGTGGTGGGGGTCGGAAGGCTCCGGTCCGCCGGGTCGATGGAGCTCTTCGCCCCCCTCTCCGGGGACGCCGACCCCGAGCTCCGGAGGAGGGTCGCCTGGTCCCTGGGGGAGATGGGGGCCTCCGACGCTCTTCCTCTCCTCCTCCCGGCCCTGAAAGACGACGGCCCCGTCGTCAGGATGGAGGCGGCGAAGGCCGTGGCGAAGATCGGCGGGGCAGATGCCTGCAGGATGGCGGCGTCCCTCCTAGAAGACCCCGACCCCCGGGTGAGGCTCTCCGCCGTCACCTCCCTCGGGGAGATCGGCCTCGCCGAAGCCCTCGACCGGCTGGTGGAGGTCCTCTTCGGCGAGGACGACGAGGAGATCCGGGCCTGGGCCGCCTGGTCCCTGGGGGAGATCGGCGACAGGCGGGCGATCGAGCCCCTCCAGGAGGCGTGCGTGAAATGTCCGCCGAAGGTGAGGGAGAAGGCCCTCGACTCCCTGGAGGAGGTCT
- a CDS encoding MFS transporter — MNRDDRVFDVLFISVFAAMLGLGIVVPLLPIYAEELGASGVWIGLIFSGFAVARAIFMPIVGRVSDEAGRKKFIVFGLLAYALLSLGYVAAGSVYSLTAVRFLHGIASAMVVPIAMAYVGDLSGRGEEGALMGKFQVSLFLGLGSGPLLGGVLNDAFGFSSAFYAMAALSTLAFLVIVLFLPEAKGPSSRRRERLSIPRAFRHPGAPAVIAFTTHNSISRGLLLVFMPLYAPTISISPGEVGVILTFSIFLMAIFQVPMGRMADRGHALRMIAAGAVVSAGSLVLIPATNTFWELFMVAAANGLGSALILPALMAVTVKLGRRMGMGTSMGAYNTAMSFGMITAPLLGGLVMDLSSIRFVFILGGAAGLAAFVAVYLLTWRSLAAVEA, encoded by the coding sequence ATGAACAGAGATGACCGGGTCTTCGACGTCCTCTTCATATCGGTCTTCGCCGCCATGCTGGGTCTTGGGATAGTCGTACCCCTCCTCCCCATATACGCCGAAGAGCTGGGCGCCTCGGGGGTCTGGATTGGCCTGATCTTCTCGGGGTTCGCCGTCGCCCGGGCGATCTTCATGCCGATCGTTGGGAGGGTATCCGACGAGGCGGGGCGGAAGAAGTTCATCGTATTCGGGCTCCTCGCCTACGCCCTCCTTTCCCTCGGCTACGTCGCCGCTGGGAGCGTATATTCCCTCACCGCCGTCCGTTTCCTCCACGGAATCGCCTCGGCGATGGTCGTACCCATCGCCATGGCCTACGTCGGAGACCTCTCCGGGAGGGGGGAGGAGGGGGCGCTGATGGGAAAGTTTCAGGTATCCCTCTTTCTGGGGCTCGGCTCCGGCCCCCTCCTGGGGGGGGTCCTGAACGACGCCTTCGGCTTTTCTTCGGCTTTCTACGCCATGGCCGCCCTATCGACCCTGGCGTTCCTGGTGATCGTCCTCTTCCTCCCCGAGGCTAAAGGCCCCTCCTCCAGGAGGAGGGAGCGGCTCTCCATCCCTCGGGCCTTCCGCCATCCCGGGGCCCCGGCGGTCATAGCCTTCACCACCCATAACTCCATCTCTCGGGGCCTCCTCCTCGTCTTCATGCCCCTCTACGCCCCCACGATATCCATCTCCCCCGGGGAGGTGGGGGTGATCCTCACCTTCTCCATCTTCTTGATGGCGATCTTTCAGGTGCCGATGGGGAGGATGGCGGACAGGGGACACGCCCTCCGGATGATCGCCGCGGGGGCGGTCGTCTCCGCTGGAAGCCTGGTCCTGATCCCCGCCACCAACACCTTCTGGGAGCTCTTCATGGTGGCCGCTGCCAACGGCCTCGGGAGCGCTCTTATCTTGCCAGCCCTGATGGCGGTCACGGTGAAGCTGGGAAGGAGGATGGGGATGGGGACCTCCATGGGGGCGTACAACACCGCCATGAGCTTCGGGATGATCACGGCTCCCCTCCTGGGGGGGCTGGTGATGGACCTGTCTTCCATAAGGTTCGTCTTCATCCTGGGAGGGGCCGCAGGGCTCGCGGCCTTCGTCGCCGTCTACCTTCTGACCTGGAGATCTCTGGCGGCGGTGGAGGCCTGA
- a CDS encoding GbsR/MarR family transcriptional regulator, translating into MIREDATPVEAAKRCMVDASIQVATKLGYSDAAGALRGVLMLADQPRSMDYLVEQTGYSKSTVSTNMAHLERMGIVRRVRLPGDKRYYYSTIISIDEGTKVHNENFRQIMQIIAAGAAKAQEILEGGEEGDDARWLRSRLALVREECSKALTLADLLDRFTITELIDILKLEVEGRKKGGK; encoded by the coding sequence ATGATCCGGGAAGATGCCACCCCCGTAGAGGCGGCGAAACGGTGCATGGTGGACGCCAGCATCCAGGTGGCCACCAAGCTGGGGTACAGCGACGCCGCTGGAGCCCTCCGAGGAGTTCTTATGCTGGCAGACCAACCCCGATCGATGGACTATCTGGTGGAGCAGACGGGGTACAGCAAGTCGACGGTCAGCACCAACATGGCCCATCTCGAGAGGATGGGTATAGTCCGGCGGGTACGACTTCCAGGAGACAAGAGGTACTATTACTCCACCATAATTAGCATCGACGAGGGTACGAAGGTTCACAACGAGAACTTCAGACAGATCATGCAGATCATCGCCGCCGGGGCTGCCAAGGCCCAGGAGATTCTGGAGGGGGGCGAAGAGGGGGATGATGCTCGCTGGCTCAGAAGTCGGCTCGCGTTGGTGAGGGAGGAGTGCTCCAAGGCCCTCACCCTGGCCGATCTCCTGGACCGGTTCACCATCACCGAGCTGATCGATATCCTCAAGCTCGAGGTGGAAGGGAGGAAGAAGGGCGGCAAGTGA
- a CDS encoding PAS domain S-box protein produces the protein MEKARRQVRALLQEECPSIEGLSRGLEELSATLEELDGSAEEAWGEGEELAKANEALRRSLERYRCLVENVDGVIYVVETTGKIAYISPSVERIFGYPAGEVQGRNVSQFLIPEDSRYLEERLKSALDGIFRVSELRFIAKDGSVHHVRTYGRPILEGHLRGIHGIMVDVTEQKKAEEALRESEERLKLAVEGADLAIWNRDLSTGEVVGNRRYAEIVGTAPAEESDVLAWKRSIHPEDLPSVERALREIAAGRTDLFDLEYRTTSAPAEAWVHDRGLVVKRDESGRPIKMAGVMQDVTWQKKTDRAILEASEKRKELERIVNRSPAIAFVQAVPFGGPVEFVSENVSQLGYAPEDFYSRAASFDRNLVHPEDLELVVSELGRQIEEGSRSFFQEFRVLTSSGEVRWLASNVWISRDEAGAVTHVEGIALDITERKNMEMALAESERRFREMADTLPQPIFECDLAGKVTFANQTAFELYGYDRQDLEVGVNIFQVFAYEDREEMMKNFQRSLHDDKVFTYEYTGLRKEGTTFHLIVYSRPIIRDGRPVGLRGTIVDITERKRVEENIKQLADLSEKLVEIGSPMIFVIDRDRRIFLWNRASEKALGYSAEEVLGDEEVWTLLFPDGEERSEFLKTLDEIEMGLTAEGRRTRILAKSGEEKVISWSGIKLEDGEGNGIGIVITAQDTTEYAKMEEEIRSEREFSRGIIEGADLFIVGLDPRGRITLFNRGAEKVTGVSAKEAFGENFFMRFVAGADRRGFEMAVSSIFEGKPAEQTEAAVVTRTGEPMAIQWGWSAVRSRTGEIERVIAFGHDISYDRWLEEQMLLFMDAIESSNDGIAIFGKSNHLLFANPALLDMFGFRLEEARGRLHQDFILDFGEDVSSSGEGNGGRRRVTCVRKDGSTFPASISFAPVASSDGKPMATIVVARDISEMIEYQQRLETLNRELESFAYTISHDLRAPLRGIRGFALALQEDYGDDLEEAGRKYLERIGAIAENMDRLILDLLDYSRIGRIKSPPEMVDLKRLVAEAYEDVKSAGKGKPATLSLVGEFPTISCERSRAKQVFSNLLENSLKYSKDAIEIEVGSLDRGDEYEFWVKDDGLGFDMKYAEKIFDPFTRLERSGEGSGIGLATVKKIVETCGGRIWAESAPGRGAAFRFTIPKPADPA, from the coding sequence TTGGAGAAGGCTCGAAGGCAGGTGAGAGCCCTCCTCCAAGAGGAGTGCCCCTCGATAGAGGGGCTCAGCCGGGGGCTTGAGGAGCTATCAGCCACCCTCGAGGAGCTCGACGGATCGGCGGAGGAGGCTTGGGGAGAGGGTGAAGAGCTCGCCAAGGCTAACGAGGCTCTCAGAAGGTCCCTGGAGAGGTACCGCTGTCTGGTGGAGAACGTCGACGGGGTGATCTACGTCGTAGAGACCACCGGCAAGATCGCTTACATCAGCCCCTCCGTCGAGAGGATATTCGGGTACCCCGCCGGGGAGGTCCAGGGCCGGAACGTCTCCCAATTTCTCATCCCCGAAGACTCACGTTACCTGGAGGAGAGGCTTAAGAGCGCCCTCGACGGGATCTTTCGGGTCTCGGAGCTGAGGTTCATCGCCAAAGACGGCAGCGTCCATCACGTCAGGACCTACGGCAGGCCCATCCTGGAGGGGCATCTCCGGGGGATCCACGGGATCATGGTGGACGTGACAGAGCAGAAGAAGGCTGAGGAAGCCCTCCGGGAGAGCGAAGAGAGGCTCAAGCTCGCCGTCGAGGGGGCGGATCTCGCCATCTGGAACCGGGATCTTTCGACGGGAGAGGTCGTCGGAAACCGCCGGTACGCCGAGATCGTCGGCACCGCCCCCGCCGAAGAGAGCGACGTTCTGGCCTGGAAGAGGTCGATCCATCCCGAGGACCTCCCCTCCGTCGAGAGAGCCCTCCGGGAGATCGCAGCGGGGAGGACCGACCTATTCGATCTGGAATACAGGACCACCTCCGCCCCTGCCGAGGCCTGGGTCCACGACCGGGGGCTCGTCGTCAAGAGGGACGAATCGGGGAGGCCGATCAAGATGGCGGGGGTGATGCAGGACGTCACCTGGCAGAAGAAGACGGACCGGGCGATCCTGGAGGCCTCAGAGAAGCGAAAAGAGCTGGAGCGGATCGTCAACCGCAGCCCGGCCATCGCCTTCGTCCAGGCGGTTCCCTTCGGCGGCCCCGTCGAGTTCGTATCCGAAAACGTCAGCCAACTGGGGTACGCCCCCGAGGACTTCTATTCCCGAGCCGCTTCCTTTGATAGAAACCTGGTCCATCCCGAAGATCTGGAGCTGGTAGTCTCCGAACTCGGAAGGCAGATCGAGGAAGGATCCAGAAGCTTCTTCCAGGAGTTCAGGGTCCTCACCTCCTCGGGGGAGGTCCGATGGCTTGCGAGCAACGTCTGGATCAGCCGGGATGAAGCCGGTGCCGTGACCCACGTTGAGGGGATTGCCCTGGACATAACCGAGCGGAAGAATATGGAGATGGCCCTGGCGGAGAGCGAGCGGAGGTTCCGGGAGATGGCCGACACCCTCCCCCAGCCGATCTTCGAATGCGATCTCGCAGGCAAAGTCACCTTCGCCAACCAGACCGCCTTCGAGCTCTATGGATACGACCGGCAGGATCTGGAGGTCGGCGTAAACATCTTCCAGGTCTTCGCCTACGAAGACCGGGAAGAGATGATGAAGAACTTCCAGCGAAGTCTTCACGATGATAAGGTCTTCACCTACGAGTACACTGGCCTGCGGAAGGAGGGGACGACCTTCCACCTCATCGTCTACTCCAGGCCGATCATTCGCGACGGGAGGCCCGTCGGCCTCCGCGGGACGATCGTCGACATAACCGAGCGGAAGCGGGTGGAGGAGAACATAAAGCAGCTGGCGGACCTGAGCGAAAAGCTCGTCGAGATCGGAAGCCCCATGATATTCGTCATCGACCGAGATCGGAGGATCTTCCTCTGGAACCGGGCCTCCGAGAAGGCCTTGGGTTACTCCGCCGAAGAGGTTTTGGGGGACGAGGAGGTCTGGACCCTCCTCTTCCCTGACGGCGAGGAGAGGTCGGAGTTCCTCAAGACCCTGGACGAGATAGAGATGGGGTTGACGGCTGAAGGGCGCCGGACGAGGATTTTGGCGAAGTCGGGGGAGGAGAAGGTGATATCCTGGAGCGGCATAAAGCTCGAGGACGGGGAAGGGAACGGGATCGGGATCGTCATCACCGCCCAGGACACCACCGAGTACGCCAAGATGGAGGAGGAGATCCGGTCCGAGCGGGAGTTCTCCCGGGGGATCATCGAGGGCGCCGACCTCTTCATCGTCGGTCTGGATCCCCGGGGGAGGATCACCCTCTTCAACCGGGGGGCTGAGAAGGTGACGGGGGTCTCGGCGAAGGAGGCGTTCGGAGAGAACTTCTTCATGAGGTTCGTCGCCGGAGCCGATCGGCGGGGGTTTGAGATGGCGGTCTCCTCGATCTTCGAGGGGAAGCCCGCCGAGCAGACGGAGGCGGCCGTCGTCACCAGGACGGGGGAGCCGATGGCGATCCAGTGGGGGTGGAGCGCCGTCAGGAGCAGGACGGGGGAGATCGAGCGGGTGATCGCCTTCGGCCACGACATCTCCTACGACCGGTGGCTGGAAGAGCAGATGCTCCTATTCATGGACGCCATCGAGTCCTCCAACGACGGGATCGCCATCTTCGGCAAGAGCAACCACCTCCTCTTTGCAAACCCGGCCCTCCTTGATATGTTCGGGTTTCGGCTGGAGGAGGCCCGGGGCCGGCTCCACCAGGACTTCATCCTGGACTTCGGGGAGGATGTTTCCTCCAGCGGCGAGGGGAACGGCGGCCGGCGGCGGGTGACCTGCGTCAGGAAGGACGGCTCCACCTTCCCCGCCTCCATCAGCTTCGCCCCCGTCGCCAGCAGCGACGGAAAGCCGATGGCGACGATTGTGGTGGCCAGGGACATATCGGAGATGATCGAGTACCAGCAGAGGCTCGAGACCCTCAACCGGGAGCTGGAGAGCTTCGCCTACACCATCTCTCACGACCTCCGGGCCCCCCTCCGGGGGATCCGGGGGTTCGCCCTGGCCCTCCAGGAGGATTACGGGGACGACCTCGAGGAGGCGGGGAGAAAGTACCTCGAGCGGATCGGGGCGATCGCCGAGAATATGGACCGGCTCATCCTGGACCTCCTCGACTACTCCCGGATAGGGAGGATAAAGTCGCCGCCGGAGATGGTGGACCTCAAGAGGCTCGTCGCCGAGGCCTACGAGGACGTCAAATCGGCGGGGAAGGGGAAGCCGGCGACCCTCTCCCTCGTGGGGGAGTTCCCCACGATCAGCTGCGAGAGGAGCCGGGCGAAGCAGGTCTTCTCCAACCTCCTGGAGAACAGCCTCAAATACTCCAAGGATGCCATCGAGATCGAGGTGGGCTCCCTCGATCGGGGCGATGAGTACGAGTTCTGGGTGAAGGACGACGGCCTCGGCTTCGATATGAAGTACGCCGAGAAGATCTTCGACCCCTTCACCAGGCTCGAACGGTCTGGAGAGGGTTCGGGGATAGGCCTTGCCACCGTCAAGAAGATCGTCGAGACCTGCGGCGGCCGGATCTGGGCGGAGTCGGCCCCCGGCAGGGGAGCCGCCTTCAGGTTCACCATCCCCAAGCCGGCGGACCCCGCCTGA